From a single Lewinella sp. LCG006 genomic region:
- the rodA gene encoding rod shape-determining protein RodA, whose protein sequence is MSDNRQTYLLNIDYITFCFYLALVGIGGIFIFSVDVQQSGPPENLADFLFHMQSGRQVLWIIICLLIFSFIFFFLDHKFWQTFAYLIYGGGITALVLVVLIGTTIKGATSWFAFGGFSFQPSELAKFGTCLGMAAYLGHWSTDLRNTRQVFQVMSLFLLPAGLVLLQPDAGSALVFMSFFIVMFREGLNPLLYIIGIVGAVTFVLSILVPPVVMIILLSWIVLLIYVFYEKDKALLWFGGLILFGVMLTQGYLAGYGIYSLGAGVIALLAMTYRQYLNFRTKIIPVMMAGFLLTGGLAVGSNYVFNYVLKPHQQQRIDVWLRPAEAKKRNKDSVMNLENSMLAIGAGGITGRGVFSGRMTQGRWVPEQDTDFIFCTIGEEQGFLGAAAVVALYLLLILRIVMIAERQRIAFNRIYAYGVAGILFVHFVVNIGMTIGLVPIIGIPLPFLSRGGSSLLGFTIMIAVLLKLDKHRGRMKKNAIVNF, encoded by the coding sequence ATGTCCGATAATCGGCAAACGTATTTACTAAACATTGATTACATCACCTTTTGTTTCTATCTGGCACTGGTAGGAATAGGAGGGATATTTATTTTTTCAGTAGATGTCCAACAATCAGGACCACCAGAAAACCTGGCCGATTTTCTATTCCATATGCAGTCAGGAAGGCAGGTCTTGTGGATCATCATCTGCCTTTTGATCTTTTCATTCATCTTTTTCTTTCTCGATCACAAGTTTTGGCAAACATTCGCCTACCTAATCTATGGAGGAGGAATAACAGCCTTGGTGTTAGTCGTTTTGATTGGGACAACGATCAAAGGAGCCACCTCGTGGTTTGCTTTTGGTGGGTTTTCTTTTCAGCCTTCCGAGCTTGCTAAATTCGGCACCTGTCTAGGAATGGCAGCTTACTTGGGGCATTGGAGTACGGATTTGCGCAATACCCGGCAAGTTTTTCAGGTAATGAGCTTATTTCTGCTGCCTGCGGGATTGGTGCTTTTGCAACCCGATGCAGGCTCGGCGCTGGTTTTTATGTCCTTTTTTATTGTGATGTTTCGTGAAGGGCTTAACCCTTTGTTGTACATTATTGGTATCGTCGGAGCGGTCACTTTTGTACTCAGCATCCTGGTGCCACCGGTCGTAATGATTATATTACTGAGTTGGATCGTACTCCTTATTTACGTTTTTTACGAAAAAGACAAAGCACTACTCTGGTTTGGCGGGTTGATTTTGTTTGGGGTGATGCTTACACAAGGTTATTTGGCCGGTTACGGAATCTACAGTTTGGGGGCCGGAGTCATTGCTTTGTTGGCAATGACCTATCGCCAATACCTCAATTTTAGGACAAAGATTATTCCGGTCATGATGGCTGGATTTTTGCTTACCGGAGGCCTGGCTGTTGGTAGTAATTATGTCTTCAATTACGTTTTGAAGCCCCACCAGCAACAAAGAATTGATGTCTGGCTACGCCCTGCAGAAGCCAAGAAACGGAACAAGGATTCCGTGATGAACCTGGAAAATTCGATGCTAGCGATTGGTGCAGGGGGAATTACGGGCCGCGGCGTTTTCTCTGGGCGAATGACCCAAGGACGTTGGGTACCCGAACAAGATACCGACTTTATTTTTTGTACCATCGGTGAAGAACAGGGCTTCCTGGGAGCCGCTGCAGTGGTAGCGCTTTACCTGCTCCTCATTCTCCGAATTGTGATGATTGCCGAACGCCAGCGTATTGCCTTCAATCGTATTTATGCCTACGGTGTGGCGGGAATACTCTTTGTTCACTTTGTCGTCAACATAGGAATGACGATCGGCTTGGTACCTATCATTGGAATTCCACTGCCTTTCCTGAGCAGAGGCGGTTCCAGTCTGCTCGGATTTACCATCATGATTGCTGTTTTGCTAAAGCTCGATAAACACCGAGGACGGATGAAGAAAAACGCAATCGTAAATTTCTGA
- a CDS encoding DUF1611 domain-containing protein, with protein MQQAIVLTNGMLATSNAKTCHGLLRGSERFKILAVIDETYAGQDAGVVLDGKVRNIPVVASVAAYFAQKEAVQPDACIVGVALTGGRLPHDFRAALLEAARHGCNLVNGLHTFLSDDPEFQQLANDQGIQLVDIRKPRSREQLQFWTGEIYEVKQPIVAVLGTDCALGKRTTTRWIMEALRAKGKSAEMIYTGQTGWLQGSPYGFVFDSTVNDFIGGELEKAVVNCAKEAKPDYILLEGQSSLRNPSGPCGSEYLLSANAKAVVLQHAPGREHFEGSDVAIGSIQKDIDLIRIYGSEVIAITLNGEELTTEELIAAQEALRKETGLPVVRPLEEGVGEVVNALEVWAAKR; from the coding sequence ATGCAACAAGCTATTGTACTCACCAACGGAATGTTGGCCACTTCCAACGCAAAAACCTGTCACGGGCTGCTTCGCGGCAGCGAACGTTTCAAAATTCTAGCGGTCATTGACGAGACCTATGCCGGGCAGGATGCAGGAGTGGTACTTGATGGTAAAGTCCGCAATATCCCCGTAGTCGCTTCTGTCGCAGCTTATTTTGCACAAAAAGAGGCCGTACAGCCCGATGCCTGTATAGTAGGTGTAGCCCTGACGGGTGGCCGACTACCCCATGATTTCCGAGCTGCGCTTTTAGAAGCAGCAAGGCACGGTTGCAATCTGGTCAACGGTTTGCATACTTTCTTGAGTGATGATCCTGAATTTCAGCAATTGGCCAATGACCAAGGTATCCAACTCGTAGATATCCGTAAACCACGCTCACGTGAGCAGTTGCAATTCTGGACAGGTGAAATTTATGAGGTGAAACAGCCTATTGTTGCTGTATTGGGTACCGATTGTGCGTTGGGCAAACGCACCACTACCCGTTGGATCATGGAAGCACTGCGAGCCAAAGGCAAAAGTGCAGAAATGATCTACACCGGCCAGACAGGATGGTTGCAAGGTTCTCCTTACGGTTTTGTGTTCGACAGTACCGTCAACGATTTTATTGGGGGAGAGCTGGAAAAAGCTGTTGTCAACTGCGCCAAAGAGGCCAAGCCTGATTATATCTTGCTGGAAGGCCAATCTTCTCTTCGTAACCCCAGCGGCCCTTGCGGAAGTGAATATTTACTGAGTGCAAATGCTAAAGCTGTTGTCTTACAGCACGCTCCTGGTCGAGAACATTTCGAAGGCAGTGACGTAGCCATCGGATCCATCCAAAAAGACATCGACCTGATCCGCATCTACGGGTCTGAGGTCATCGCCATCACCCTCAACGGGGAAGAACTCACTACCGAAGAATTGATCGCTGCGCAGGAGGCACTCCGAAAGGAGACAGGGCTACCGGTAGTGCGCCCACTTGAAGAAGGGGTAGGCGAGGTGGTGAATGCACTAGAGGTGTGGGCTGCTAAGCGATAA